GTCGCGCTCGTGCTTGGAGCAGCAGGCTGTGACAGCGACAAGGGCGTCGTCGCCCGTGTGAACGGTGAGGACATCACGCAGGTGCAGTTCGACCGGTACTACGAGCAGGTCATCACCCAGATGGGCGGCGAGCTCGACGAGGAGACGGCCCTGCAGTACAAGCAGCAGCTCCTCAGCCTGCTCATCGAATCCGAACTGGTCACCCAGGAGGCCGAGGAGCTCGGCGCCGACCTTTCGCCGGAGGCGGTCGACGCGGGCATCTCCGAACTCATGGGCGGGGAGACCGACATGACCGTCATCGAGCAGCAGGTCGTTGCAGCGGGCCTGACGATGGATGACCTGCGCGACAGCGTCCGTGATCAGCTCGCGCGGGACTACCTCGCGGTCATCGCCGCCGAGGAGACCAGCGTGACTACGATGCCCGAGACCTACTCGCTGTTGTCGCACATCCTCGTCAGCGATGAGGCCCTAGCCACCGACCTACGCGCGCAAATCGTCGCGGGCGGCGACTTCGCCGCACTCGCGTCGGCCAACTCGTCCGACACCGCGAGCGCCATGGACGGCGGCAGCCTCGGCTGGGCGCCGTTCAGCGATTACGTGCCGCAGTTCGCTGAGGCCGCCGAGACGCTCGAGGTGGGCGCGGTGAGCGAGCCGGTCCGTTCCGACTACGGCTGGCACATCATCCTGAAAGTCGACGAGTACGCCGAGGGCGAGCCGATCGCGGACGCCCCGGACAGCCTCAGGACGCTCATGACCGACAGCAGCACGAACCTTGCGCTCCAGGAGTACATCAACAAGCTCCGCGAGGAAGCCGACATCGAGTACGTGGACGAGACCCTCAAACCCGTCGAGTAGCCGGAAGCGAGGGGGGCTCGTGGGCACGATCGCGATCGTCGGTCTCGAACAGGACGCCACCGGGGCGGTGGACGGCCGTGTGGCCGATCGCCTGCTGGCCGCTGATGTCGTCATCGTCCCGTCGGCCACGGGCGCCTCTGTGGCCCTCGTGGCCTCGCTTGGCATCGAGCCGGTCACCTTTGGCGACCTCGGGCTCGACGAGCGTGCACCTGCCGATCAGGTCGTAGAGGCCCTGCTCGAACGCTCGCGTGATCAGAACGTGGCGCTTGCGGTATTCGGCTATCCGTTCGTGCGTGAAGGCCTCATGTCCGGCATCCTCGCCCGGAACCGTCGCGGCGTGGACATCTATCCGGTCGTCTCACCCCTGCAGGTGCTCCTGCTGGCGCTCGACCTGGACGCCACGGCCGACCTCGAGATCATCGACGCGGGGAGTCTGAGTGGCGCCGCGCGTACGCGGGATGCGCACCTGATCGTCACCGGCGTGGACAACCCGATTCTTGCGCGCGTCGTGGCCGAGCAGCTGCGGGACCGCTACGCGCCCGATCACACGGTCGTGATCTCGGCGGCGCTCGATAGCGGAGGGTTCGACCTCGCGCCCCTCACGGTAGACGAGCTGTCGCGCGTCGAGAGCGTCGACCGCCAATCCGCAGTCTACGTCCCGCCGGTGCGCATCGCGGCGCCGGGCGGCTTCGCCGAGCTCGTGCGCATCATCGGCCTCCTGCGGGCGCCCGACGGGTGCCCGTGGGACCGCGAGCAGACGCATGCGAGCCTTGCGCCGCATCTGATCGAGGAGGCGTACGAGGGCGCCGCAGCTGCGGAGTCCGGCGATGACCCGGCACTCGCCGATGAGCTCGGCGACGTGCTGCTGCAGGTGGTCCTGCACGCGCAGATCGGCGCCGAGGAAGGCGCGTTCACCATCGATGACGTGATAGCAGGCATCATCACGAAGATCCGTCGCCGACACCCGCACATCTTCGGCACGGTGACCGCAGAGACCACAGACGAGGTGACGCGCAACTGGGACGCCATCAAGCGCGAGGAGAAGCCGCAGCACGGCGTCCTCGGCGAGGTGCCCGACGCGCTGCCCTCGCTCATGCGAGCTCAGAAGATCTCGCGACGCGCGGCCGGTGTGGGCTTCGAGTGGGAGGACATCGACGGCGTGTGGGCGAAGGTCCACGAGGAGATCGACGAGCTCAAGGCCACCGAGCACGGTACGCCCGAGGCGGAAGACGAACTCGGCGACCTGCTCTTCACGGTCGTGAACGTGGCGCGCAAGATGGGCGTGGATGCCGAGGCCGCCCTGCGTCGCACGTGCGAGAAGTTCTCCGGGCGTTTCGAGGACATGGAAGCCGCGGCTGCGGCGGCCAGCACGCCGCTCGAAGACCTGCAGCTCGACGAGTGGGAGCAGCTGTGGGCGAAGGCAAAGCAGAAGGAATCGGCCGCAACGCGCGGCCCTGCCGAGTGAAGGAGTCGTCATACCGATGAGCTACATCACCGACATCACCGCACGTGAGATCCTCGATTCGCGCGGCAACCCCACCGTTGAGGTGGAGGTTGTCCTGGACGACGGGAGCTGGGGCCGCGCGGCGGTGCCGAGCGGCGCGTCGACCGGCGCGTTCGAGGCGGTCGAGCTGCGCGATGGCGACTCGGCACGCTACTTGGGCAAGGGCGTGCTCGGCGCAGTGCAGAACATCAACGACATCATCGCGCCCGAGGTCATCGGCATGGAGGCGACCGACCAGCGCGCGGTCGACGAGTTCCTCATCGAGCTCGACGGCACGCCGAACAAGGGTCGCCTGGGCGCCAACGCCATCCTCGGCGTGTCGCTTGCCGTGGCCAAGGCGGCAGCCGAGAGTTGCGAACTCACGCTGTACAGCTACATCGGTGGCTGCAACGCGAGCATGATCCCCGTGCCGATGATGAACATCCTGAATGGCGGCGTGCACGCCGACAACAACGTGGACCTGCAGGAGTTCATGATCATGCCGGTGGGCGCCTCGACCTTCGCCGAAGGCCTGAGGATGTGCACCGAGATCTATCACACCCTCAAGACGGTGCTGCACGAGCGCAACCTCGGCACTGGTGTGGGCGACGAGGGCGGCTTTGCGCCCAACCTCAAGAGCAACGAGGAAGCGCTCCAGGTCATCTCCGAGGCCGTTACCGCCGCCGGCTACACCCTCGGCGAGCAGATCATGTTTGCGCTCGATCCGGCATCGACCGAGTTCTATGACGCCGAGCGCTGCGTGTACGTGCTCGCCGGCGAGGGACGCGAGCTTTCGAGCGCCGAGATGGTGGAGTTCTACGCCGGCCTCGCGGACCGCTACCCGATCATCTCGCTCGAGGACGGCATGGCCGAGGACGACTGGGAGGGCTGGAAGCTGCTGACCGAGCGCATCGGCGACAAGGTGCAGCTCGTGGGCGACGACCTCTTTGTCACCAACACCGAGCGGCTTGCCCGCGGCATCGACCTGGGCGTCGCGAACTCCATCCTCATCAAGCTCAACCAGATCGGCACCCTTACCGAGACGCTCGAATGCATCCAGATGGCGCACCGTGCCGGCTACACCACGGTGATCTCGCATCGATCGGGCGAGACTGAGGACACGACGATCGCCGATGTGGCTGTCGCGGTGAACGCCGGGCAGATCAAGACCGGCGCGCCGGCCAGAAGCGACCGTGTGGCGAAGTACAACCAGCTGCTGCGTATCGAAGACGAGCTCTGCGGCTCGGCGGTCTATCCGGGTATGTTCGCGTTCAGCAACATCGACCGGTAGGCGTTCTAGCCGCACGCTTTGTGCCGTGCCCGCAGCCGCACCGGTTGCGGGCACGTCCGCGTCACGGGGTAGAAGCAGGGTGTAGGAGACAACCCGGAGGTGCTGCCGTGAGACGCACGAAGCTCATCGCCACGCTTGGACCGGCGACCGACGGGCCGGGAGTGCTGGACGACCTCGTGGCCGCCGGACTCGATGTCGCGCGGCTCAACAGCTCTCACGCCGACCGTCCGCAGCTCGAGCGGCAACTCGCCGCCGTGCGCACTGCAGCCGGTCGCGCCGGGCGACACGTCGCGGTGATGCTCGACCTGGGCGGGGCGAAGCTTCGGCTCGGGGACGTGGCTCCCGGCACTGTGTTGGCTCCCGGCCAGACATTCGAGCTCCGGGGTGCTGACGCGCCCGGGGACGCCACCGGCGCGAGCGTGAGCCACACCGCCCTGGCGGACGACGTGGCCGAGGGCGACCGCGTGCTCATCGACGACGGCCGGATCGAACTCGCGGTGGCCGGCACTGCCGCCGCTGTAGTGCACACGACCGTGCGTGTCGGCGGCGCGCTCTCCAGCCGCAAGGGTGTGAACGTACCGGGCGTACACCTCGGCGTGGACGGCATCACCGCCCGGGACCTTGAACTCCTCGCCTGGGCGCTCGATGCGGGCGTCGACATAGTTGCGCAGTCGTTCGTGCGTTCGGCCGAAGACGTCGTCCGGCTGCGGGCTGCGATGGGGGAGCGCATCATCCCTATCGTGGCGAAGATCGAGAAGCACGAGGCGATGGACGCGCTCGACGCGATCGTCGAGGCCGCCGACGGCGTGATGGTCGCTCGCGGCGACCTCGGGGTCGAGCTGCCACTCGAGGAGGTTCCCGCCGCGCAGCGTCGGATCGTGGCGGCAGCGCGCACCGCAGGCCGCCCCGTGGTCGTGGCTACACAGATGCTCGAGTCGATGACCGAGTCGCGCCGTCCCACCCGGGCCGAGGCCTCGGACGTGGCGAACGCCATCTTCGACGCTGTCGATGCCGTGATGCTCTCGGGCGAGACCGCCGTGGGCCTCCATCCGGTGCACGTGCTGGAGACGATGGAGCGCATCGTCCGCGCTGCCGAGGAGGTGGCGGTCGAGCACCCCTGGACTCCCCGGCCCGGTGCCTCGGACGACGTTGCTGCCGCGGTGAGCCGTGCAGTACGCGATCTGGCAGAGAGCCTGGATCTTGCGGCCATCGTGACGGTCACGCAGTCGGGAGCCACCGCGCGGGCTGTCGCCGCGCGCCGTCCCCGCGTGCCGGTGCTCGCGGCCACGCCGGATGAGGCGGTGGCGCGCCGCCTTGCGCTCGTCTGGGGCGTGCATCCGACGGTGATCGGCACCTACGAGAGCATCGATGAGATGATCGAAGCGGCCTCCGCCGCCGTGCGCGACACGGGCCTCGCCGCGCCCGGAGACCTCATCGCGGTGACCGGCGGTGTGGCGGTCCATGTTGCCGGTTCGACCAATCTCATCCAGGTCCACCGCGTCTGACCTGCGGCGTCCGCATCAATCTCAGGTTGACGTACAGGGTTCTACTCGGCATGCGAAGGTGGTAGTATGGCGCCGAGGGGATACCCTCGGGCACTGACCGTCGCTGGTCTCGTCACACCACTGATTGCGCAGCCATGGCCGCACCACGAACGCAGAAGCACTCACCAGCGAACGCCGGGAGGACCGCCGCCAAGCGGGGGTCGACCTCTCGTGCGTCGTCCTCGCGCACGTCTCGCGCGACCCCCGGCACTCCTCCCGCGCGCAAGCGCTCGGCCGCCGCTCCTGCCACGCGCACGCGCGTCGCGAAGCCCGCACGTACCACCCGGCCCGCGCGCTCGGCATCCCGCAAGAGGCGCGCGTCTCGCCCCTCGGGCAGCTCAGGGCAGGCGCGGATCACGGCACTCATGGTGATCGTCGCGATCGCGCTTGCGGCATGGTGGGTCTATCCGACCTTCCGCCTCCAGTACGAGCATGAGCATGAGGTCGAGACGCTCGAAGGCGAACTCGAGGAGCTGAAATCGCGGAACGGCGAGCTCCGCGAAGACGTCGAGGAGCTCAAGACGCCCGAAGGTGTCGAGCAGCTGGCGCGCGACAGCCTGGGCCTGGTGAAGCCCGGCGAGCAGGCGTACGTGGTCACCGGTGGCGTCGCGACCGAGACCACGGCGACCGTCTCCCCCGAAGGCGGCGGGCCGGAGTTCTGGGAGCGGGCGCTCAACGCGCTGTTCGGCCTCGACTGATGGACGACGCCGCCGTTGTGGCGTGGCAGCTGGGCCGGACGCCTCGCGGTCCGTGGCGCGCCGCCTCACGGTGCTCGTTCGGCTTTCCGACCACGATCGTCACCGTTCCGGTCACCGGCTCGGGCGAGCCGTTCCCGACACTCTACTATCTGACCTGCCCGCACCTGGTGGCCGCGGTCGGCCGCCTCGAGTCGGACGGACTCATGGAGGTGCTGCGGGCGGAACTTGCGTCGGACCGATCGCTCACCGCGCGCCTGCTCGATGCCGATGAATCCTATCGGAAGGCGCGCGCACGCGAGGGCGGCGGCGTCGACCCGCAGCCGAACGTGGGGATCGCGGGCCAGCGCGACCCGTGCGCCGTCAAGTGTCTGCACGCCCACACGGCGGCGCTGCTTGCAGGTATTGCCGACCCGCTTGGCGAAGTGGTGCTGAAGAAGCTGAGCGCCGAGTGCGCAGACCGGCGATGCGAGGAGGCCACGTGACCACCGAACGCAGGGCGGCCATCGACATCGGCACGGTGACCGCGCGCCTGCTGGTTGCAGACGTGACCGACGGTTCGGTCGACGAGGTCGTTCGCCGGCAGTCCATCACGCATCTCGGCGAGGGATGGGCCGGGACCCGCGAGCTTTCCGAGGCGGGCATCGCGCGCGCCGCGGCGGTCGTGGGGCCGTTTGCGGAGGAGGCTCGCTCACTCGGCGCTTCGCGCATCGTCACCGTGGCCACCTCGGCAGCCCGGGATGCGCGAAATCAAGACGCGTTCACAGCCGCCCTCGGGGCGGTCGGTGTGCAGCCCGCGATCATCTCCGGCCTGCGCGAGGGCTACCTCACCTTCCTTGGCGTCACGTACAGCTTCTGCGGAGACCGCGTACTGGTCGTCGATGTGGGGGGCGGCTCCACCGAGCTCGTCCTCGGTCGCTCATGCGTGGGTCCGGATGGCACGGGCGTGGAGGTCCAGGCCGTGCGTTCGCTGGACATCGGGTCGAGGCGGATCTCCGAGCTCTTCTTGCGCTCAGACCCTCCGACCGCCCGGGAGCTCGACGAGGCGGCAGGCTGGATCTCCGACGAGCTGCGCGCCAATCGCATCTGGGTGAAAGAACACCCGCACGAGATGGTGGCCGTGGCGGGTACCGCCACGAGCCTGGCGGCCATCGACCTCGGTCTGGACCCGTACGACCCGGAGCGGGTGCACGGGTACCGCATCTGCGGTGCGGCGCTTCTCGACATGCTCGAGCGCCTGTCGGTGCTCACCGAAGCGGAGCGTCGCACGGTGGTCGGTCTCGAGCCGGACCGCGCCGGAGTGATCATCGGCGGCGCGCTCATCTTGCAGTCCGTGATGGCGTACGCCGGGCTTTCTTCGACGCTGGTGAGCGAACACGATATCCTCTACGGCATGGTGCTCGACCCCGACGGGGTGGAAGCGCCAGAGTGAAGCGGTGTATCCGAACTGGTACAGGAGGGGGCCTTAAAAGCCTCTGGCCGCAAGGCCGTGTGGGTTCGAATCCCACCACCGCTACCAAGACGTTCTACCTCGCGGGTCACCGCGGGTGAGGGAGGCGAGAGGAAGAAGCGTGGCCGCCAACGACGCGGCAGATCTCTACCAGGCGTTCGTCGACCAGGACCCGGCTGCTGCCATCCAGGTTGTCGAGCATGCTCGCGCGTCCGGTGTGGCCCAGGACCAGCTCTTCGACGTGCTGTACGCACCGGCGATGGGGCTCCTCGGCGGGGCGTGGGCGGCCGCCGAGATCGACGAGATCACCTTCACGCAGGCG
The DNA window shown above is from Coriobacteriia bacterium and carries:
- a CDS encoding peptidylprolyl isomerase produces the protein MRTFRGIAAIFFAVALVLGAAGCDSDKGVVARVNGEDITQVQFDRYYEQVITQMGGELDEETALQYKQQLLSLLIESELVTQEAEELGADLSPEAVDAGISELMGGETDMTVIEQQVVAAGLTMDDLRDSVRDQLARDYLAVIAAEETSVTTMPETYSLLSHILVSDEALATDLRAQIVAGGDFAALASANSSDTASAMDGGSLGWAPFSDYVPQFAEAAETLEVGAVSEPVRSDYGWHIILKVDEYAEGEPIADAPDSLRTLMTDSSTNLALQEYINKLREEADIEYVDETLKPVE
- the mazG gene encoding nucleoside triphosphate pyrophosphohydrolase: MGTIAIVGLEQDATGAVDGRVADRLLAADVVIVPSATGASVALVASLGIEPVTFGDLGLDERAPADQVVEALLERSRDQNVALAVFGYPFVREGLMSGILARNRRGVDIYPVVSPLQVLLLALDLDATADLEIIDAGSLSGAARTRDAHLIVTGVDNPILARVVAEQLRDRYAPDHTVVISAALDSGGFDLAPLTVDELSRVESVDRQSAVYVPPVRIAAPGGFAELVRIIGLLRAPDGCPWDREQTHASLAPHLIEEAYEGAAAAESGDDPALADELGDVLLQVVLHAQIGAEEGAFTIDDVIAGIITKIRRRHPHIFGTVTAETTDEVTRNWDAIKREEKPQHGVLGEVPDALPSLMRAQKISRRAAGVGFEWEDIDGVWAKVHEEIDELKATEHGTPEAEDELGDLLFTVVNVARKMGVDAEAALRRTCEKFSGRFEDMEAAAAAASTPLEDLQLDEWEQLWAKAKQKESAATRGPAE
- the eno gene encoding phosphopyruvate hydratase, with product MSYITDITAREILDSRGNPTVEVEVVLDDGSWGRAAVPSGASTGAFEAVELRDGDSARYLGKGVLGAVQNINDIIAPEVIGMEATDQRAVDEFLIELDGTPNKGRLGANAILGVSLAVAKAAAESCELTLYSYIGGCNASMIPVPMMNILNGGVHADNNVDLQEFMIMPVGASTFAEGLRMCTEIYHTLKTVLHERNLGTGVGDEGGFAPNLKSNEEALQVISEAVTAAGYTLGEQIMFALDPASTEFYDAERCVYVLAGEGRELSSAEMVEFYAGLADRYPIISLEDGMAEDDWEGWKLLTERIGDKVQLVGDDLFVTNTERLARGIDLGVANSILIKLNQIGTLTETLECIQMAHRAGYTTVISHRSGETEDTTIADVAVAVNAGQIKTGAPARSDRVAKYNQLLRIEDELCGSAVYPGMFAFSNIDR
- the pyk gene encoding pyruvate kinase; the encoded protein is MRRTKLIATLGPATDGPGVLDDLVAAGLDVARLNSSHADRPQLERQLAAVRTAAGRAGRHVAVMLDLGGAKLRLGDVAPGTVLAPGQTFELRGADAPGDATGASVSHTALADDVAEGDRVLIDDGRIELAVAGTAAAVVHTTVRVGGALSSRKGVNVPGVHLGVDGITARDLELLAWALDAGVDIVAQSFVRSAEDVVRLRAAMGERIIPIVAKIEKHEAMDALDAIVEAADGVMVARGDLGVELPLEEVPAAQRRIVAAARTAGRPVVVATQMLESMTESRRPTRAEASDVANAIFDAVDAVMLSGETAVGLHPVHVLETMERIVRAAEEVAVEHPWTPRPGASDDVAAAVSRAVRDLAESLDLAAIVTVTQSGATARAVAARRPRVPVLAATPDEAVARRLALVWGVHPTVIGTYESIDEMIEAASAAVRDTGLAAPGDLIAVTGGVAVHVAGSTNLIQVHRV
- a CDS encoding septum formation initiator family protein, with the protein product MVIVAIALAAWWVYPTFRLQYEHEHEVETLEGELEELKSRNGELREDVEELKTPEGVEQLARDSLGLVKPGEQAYVVTGGVATETTATVSPEGGGPEFWERALNALFGLD
- a CDS encoding DUF501 domain-containing protein, which translates into the protein MDDAAVVAWQLGRTPRGPWRAASRCSFGFPTTIVTVPVTGSGEPFPTLYYLTCPHLVAAVGRLESDGLMEVLRAELASDRSLTARLLDADESYRKARAREGGGVDPQPNVGIAGQRDPCAVKCLHAHTAALLAGIADPLGEVVLKKLSAECADRRCEEAT